In a single window of the Caulobacter soli genome:
- a CDS encoding alpha/beta hydrolase, translated as MAGIRTWRGLPVAAALALGTAGPVQAASPSAGISDVGTFFVGGHYAADGKTMTGQAHILYLAPAKRLHKTALVFIPGAGQTITNFLSTPDGRPGWAKLFVEQGWAVYLMDQPGRGASGYDQGAYGPANRQPPDFVAKRFTAPQDFPPQDGQPQGWPQAKLHNQWPGTTGKPGDPIFDQFYASQVSSISASLSAKLVAEAGAALLDKIGPAVVVTHSQSGAFGWAIGEARPDLVKAIVAVEPSGPAFFGAPPPWGDSDPDKLSRPWGLTTTPLTYDPPLANPTDLAKVQDAAPEGPGLVRCWRQAEPARKLTNLSRFPVMILMSETSYHAGYDHCTARYLSQAGVKTDLVRMADHGLHGDGHMLMLEKHSAQAAALIETWLEGRKLD; from the coding sequence ATGGCCGGCATTCGAACCTGGCGTGGCCTGCCGGTCGCGGCGGCGTTGGCGCTTGGGACCGCGGGCCCGGTCCAGGCCGCCTCTCCGTCCGCTGGTATCTCTGACGTCGGGACCTTTTTCGTCGGCGGCCACTATGCTGCCGACGGCAAGACCATGACCGGCCAGGCCCACATCCTCTACCTGGCGCCCGCCAAGCGCCTCCACAAGACGGCCCTGGTGTTCATTCCCGGCGCGGGCCAGACGATCACCAACTTCCTGTCGACGCCGGACGGTCGTCCCGGCTGGGCCAAGCTGTTCGTCGAGCAAGGCTGGGCGGTCTATCTGATGGACCAGCCCGGGCGCGGCGCCTCGGGCTACGACCAGGGCGCCTACGGTCCGGCCAACCGGCAACCGCCGGACTTCGTCGCCAAGCGCTTCACCGCCCCGCAGGATTTCCCGCCCCAGGACGGTCAGCCCCAGGGCTGGCCCCAGGCCAAGCTGCACAATCAGTGGCCCGGGACCACCGGCAAGCCCGGCGACCCGATCTTCGACCAGTTCTACGCCTCGCAAGTTTCGAGCATCTCCGCCAGTCTCTCGGCCAAGCTGGTCGCCGAGGCCGGCGCGGCCCTGCTCGACAAGATCGGCCCCGCCGTGGTGGTCACCCATTCGCAGTCGGGCGCGTTCGGCTGGGCGATCGGCGAGGCGCGGCCGGACCTGGTCAAGGCCATCGTCGCGGTCGAGCCCAGCGGCCCGGCCTTCTTCGGCGCTCCGCCGCCCTGGGGCGATAGTGACCCAGACAAGCTGAGCCGCCCCTGGGGCTTGACGACCACGCCCCTGACCTACGACCCGCCGCTGGCCAACCCCACCGACCTGGCCAAGGTGCAGGACGCCGCGCCGGAGGGGCCCGGTCTCGTCCGCTGCTGGCGGCAGGCCGAGCCAGCCCGGAAGCTGACGAACCTGTCGCGGTTCCCGGTGATGATCCTGATGTCCGAGACCTCGTACCACGCCGGCTACGACCACTGCACCGCGCGCTACCTGAGCCAGGCGGGCGTGAAGACCGACCTGGTGCGCATGGCCGACCACGGCCTGCACGGCGACGGCCACATGCTGATGCTGGAGAAGCACAGCGCCCAGGCCGCGGCCCTGATCGAGACCTGGCTGGAAGGCCGCAAGCTGGACTGA
- a CDS encoding SGNH/GDSL hydrolase family protein, which yields MDFNKRALVGLAIALSIGAAPVVAAPAKAPEAKRWVGSWASAQMIPAAKDALPAADVTDGTLRQSLRLSTGGGRIRVRLSNAFGTEPLKLAGVHVALAAAPGSARIDPASDRALTFSDRPEVTVPPGAEYLSDPIDFPATPLANMAITIRFDGAPPAQQTSHPGSRTTSWFGAGDQLAAAGLTGGKSLDRWFVISGVDVQRPTGASLVTFGDSITDGYGVTTNGNNRWPDILAARLQADPRTKGVGVLNAGIGGNRLLLDGLGPNAMARFDRDVINQAGVKYVIVLEGVNDLGVLTREQPASPEAHAALVARMTASYDQMIRRARERGIRIYGATVMPFGGSAYYHPDAANEQDRQAVNAWIRTPGRFDAVIDFDKLMADPANPNKLSPAYDSGDGLHPSLAGYKAMADAVPLDLFAR from the coding sequence ATGGATTTCAACAAGCGGGCCCTGGTCGGGCTGGCGATCGCGCTTTCGATCGGCGCGGCTCCCGTCGTCGCCGCGCCCGCCAAGGCGCCGGAGGCCAAGCGCTGGGTGGGCTCGTGGGCCTCGGCCCAGATGATCCCGGCGGCCAAGGACGCCCTGCCCGCCGCCGACGTCACCGACGGCACGCTGCGTCAGAGCCTGCGGCTCAGCACCGGCGGCGGCAGGATCCGCGTGCGGCTGTCCAACGCCTTCGGGACCGAGCCGCTGAAGCTGGCGGGCGTCCACGTCGCCCTGGCCGCCGCGCCGGGCTCGGCCCGCATCGACCCGGCCAGCGACCGCGCCCTGACCTTCTCCGACCGTCCCGAGGTGACCGTTCCGCCGGGCGCCGAATACCTGTCCGACCCGATCGACTTCCCGGCCACGCCCCTGGCCAACATGGCGATCACGATCCGCTTCGACGGCGCGCCGCCGGCCCAGCAGACCAGCCATCCGGGCTCGCGCACCACCTCGTGGTTCGGGGCTGGCGACCAGCTGGCGGCCGCCGGGCTGACCGGCGGCAAGTCGCTGGACCGCTGGTTCGTGATCTCCGGCGTCGACGTCCAGCGCCCGACCGGCGCCAGCCTGGTGACCTTCGGCGACTCGATCACCGACGGCTATGGCGTCACCACCAACGGAAACAACCGCTGGCCCGACATCCTGGCCGCTCGCCTGCAGGCCGATCCGCGCACGAAAGGCGTGGGCGTGCTGAACGCCGGCATCGGCGGCAACCGCCTGCTGCTGGACGGCCTAGGCCCCAACGCCATGGCCCGCTTCGATCGCGACGTGATCAACCAGGCCGGCGTGAAGTACGTCATCGTGCTGGAGGGCGTGAACGACCTGGGCGTCCTGACCCGCGAGCAGCCTGCCAGCCCAGAGGCACATGCCGCCCTGGTGGCGCGGATGACCGCGTCCTACGACCAGATGATCCGCCGCGCCCGCGAGCGCGGGATCAGGATCTACGGCGCCACCGTCATGCCGTTCGGCGGCTCGGCCTACTATCACCCCGACGCCGCCAACGAGCAGGACCGCCAGGCGGTCAACGCCTGGATCCGGACGCCGGGCCGCTTCGACGCGGTGATCGACTTCGACAAGCTGATGGCCGACCCGGCCAATCCCAACAAGCTGTCGCCGGCCTACGACTCCGGCGACGGCCTGCACCCCTCGCTGGCCGGCTACAAGGCCATGGCCGACGCCGTGCCGCTGGACCTGTTCGCGCGCTGA